A genome region from Schlesneria paludicola DSM 18645 includes the following:
- a CDS encoding beta/alpha barrel domain-containing protein: MTVTKSLDEKLRSIHQDPHGSPEFIIADAKDADMAFGMSAPGETRAGRSPESHSNEVRFKTLAEYRDQIRQVIDQQIVDIVLMSASTCEQLAIEERLFENSPITSAARANDATDVHVPRGGRIHTEAARPFRSANIDHMQCGHLDCATAERTLGANLGLYSVTFTNNLERDLETLTRYKEFREEAERKGFRHFLEVFDPNVSDVVAAETLPGFINDLIARTLAGVPQAGRPVFLKIVYHGPKAMEELVAYDPHLVVGVLGGAAGTTLDAFQLLHQAKKYGGRAALFGRKINQAENQLAFIEFLRYIADGVIEPEEAVRAYHSVLQKLGVSPHRPLEQDLTLQTSVMSYGGSSTTISIPASSSGSTAAAEPSKSTTPKPASPEPSPKTGSGGGEKPDFAKMTSEQRLKYHMDRLKKSFG; the protein is encoded by the coding sequence ATGACGGTGACGAAATCTCTGGACGAAAAGCTGCGTTCGATTCATCAAGACCCGCACGGGTCGCCCGAATTTATCATCGCCGACGCAAAAGACGCGGACATGGCGTTTGGAATGTCGGCACCAGGTGAAACGCGGGCAGGCCGGTCGCCCGAGTCACACTCCAACGAAGTTCGCTTTAAGACGCTGGCCGAGTACCGCGATCAAATCCGCCAGGTTATTGACCAGCAAATTGTCGACATTGTGCTGATGTCGGCCAGCACGTGCGAACAACTGGCGATCGAAGAGCGGCTGTTTGAAAACTCGCCCATCACATCCGCTGCACGTGCGAATGATGCCACGGACGTGCATGTTCCGCGTGGTGGTCGTATCCATACCGAAGCGGCTCGGCCGTTCCGCTCGGCCAATATCGATCATATGCAGTGTGGGCACCTCGACTGCGCGACGGCCGAACGAACGCTGGGTGCAAACCTTGGTTTGTATTCGGTGACCTTCACAAACAATCTGGAACGCGATCTGGAAACACTGACTCGATACAAAGAGTTTCGCGAAGAAGCCGAGCGAAAAGGATTTCGCCACTTTCTGGAAGTCTTTGACCCCAATGTCTCAGACGTGGTCGCCGCCGAGACGTTACCCGGTTTCATCAACGATTTGATCGCGCGCACGCTGGCTGGTGTCCCCCAGGCCGGACGACCTGTGTTCCTGAAGATTGTCTATCACGGCCCGAAGGCCATGGAAGAATTGGTCGCCTACGACCCGCACCTCGTGGTGGGCGTTTTAGGCGGTGCCGCAGGGACCACCCTTGATGCCTTTCAATTGCTGCACCAGGCAAAGAAATACGGGGGCCGGGCGGCATTGTTCGGGCGGAAGATCAATCAGGCCGAAAACCAGCTCGCGTTCATCGAATTTTTGCGTTATATCGCGGATGGCGTTATTGAACCCGAAGAAGCGGTACGAGCCTATCACTCGGTTCTGCAAAAACTTGGTGTGTCGCCGCATCGCCCCCTGGAGCAGGATTTGACACTGCAAACAAGTGTCATGAGCTACGGTGGAAGTTCGACAACGATCAGTATCCCTGCGTCATCCAGCGGTTCCACGGCGGCGGCCGAACCGTCCAAATCCACGACGCCGAAACCGGCATCGCCGGAGCCTTCGCCAAAAACGGGCTCTGGCGGTGGTGAAAAACCCGATTTCGCCAAAATGACGTCCGAGCAGCGGCTCAAGTATCACATGGATCGGCTGAAAAAATCGTTCGGCTAG
- a CDS encoding DUF4340 domain-containing protein has product MRTSIYVGVAALSLIVAWFAGPAVPKAPADFSLVGKEFFKDDFQDASAAKSLQVVSYNPETAAVRVFGVEQGSDGVWRVPSRNNYPVDGKERLGKMATSVIGIKREALAGKRESQFVEFGVLDPLGENVTDFKGVGNRITLKDGKDGKVLADLIIGKEVKGRNGYFYVRNPKEKQTYIAKVSIDVSTKFADWIEPDLLKLDQSKLRTIVINKHSIELTPEGGRMTGKEANTLTRASATDKWELEGIDAAKEEVNEDEVKKLVQSLDDLKIVGVRPKGERLKKRLQDDKAIVPDDRTRIEMQDMGFFFVPMQDSRRLTMISQEGDLFASTEQGVVYELHFGSVFSGTEEEVEAGFIKKDDAKPEGEKKDDAAEAKDEKPGVKKIKSRYLFAQAQFDPSLLGVKPETPVKPEPPAEDAKPEEPKADAAADAAATENDANKADPKKVYEAALATYEADVKKYEGDKHAYEEKVKAGEKLVKDLNRRFADWYYVISGDSFESLRQGRKTLVKELSAETTPTEPAPQQN; this is encoded by the coding sequence ATGCGAACGTCGATCTATGTCGGTGTTGCCGCTTTGTCGCTAATCGTGGCATGGTTTGCAGGGCCCGCAGTTCCCAAGGCACCGGCCGACTTCAGCCTGGTGGGCAAAGAGTTCTTCAAGGACGACTTCCAGGATGCGAGCGCCGCAAAGTCACTGCAGGTTGTCAGCTACAATCCCGAAACCGCGGCTGTCCGCGTGTTTGGTGTTGAGCAAGGCAGCGACGGCGTCTGGCGTGTGCCGTCACGCAACAACTATCCCGTCGACGGTAAGGAACGCCTCGGCAAGATGGCGACGTCCGTGATCGGCATCAAGCGCGAAGCGCTGGCTGGAAAACGCGAGAGCCAGTTTGTCGAATTCGGTGTGCTCGATCCTTTGGGCGAAAACGTGACCGATTTCAAAGGGGTTGGAAACCGGATCACTTTGAAGGATGGCAAAGACGGCAAAGTTCTGGCCGATTTGATTATCGGTAAAGAAGTTAAAGGGCGAAATGGATACTTCTACGTTCGCAATCCGAAGGAAAAGCAGACCTATATCGCCAAGGTCAGCATTGATGTGTCGACGAAGTTTGCAGACTGGATCGAGCCTGATCTGCTGAAGCTGGATCAATCGAAGCTTCGAACGATCGTCATCAACAAACACAGTATCGAGTTGACGCCCGAGGGCGGGCGGATGACCGGCAAAGAAGCCAATACCTTGACGCGCGCCAGTGCGACGGACAAGTGGGAATTGGAAGGCATCGATGCCGCAAAAGAAGAAGTCAACGAAGACGAAGTGAAGAAGCTCGTCCAGTCTCTTGACGATCTGAAGATCGTGGGCGTTCGTCCGAAAGGGGAACGGCTGAAGAAGCGATTGCAGGACGACAAGGCGATTGTTCCCGATGATCGTACCCGAATCGAAATGCAGGATATGGGCTTTTTCTTCGTGCCGATGCAGGATAGCCGCAGACTGACGATGATCTCGCAGGAAGGGGATCTGTTCGCATCCACTGAGCAGGGAGTGGTCTATGAACTCCACTTTGGTTCGGTGTTCTCCGGAACCGAGGAAGAAGTCGAAGCGGGCTTCATCAAGAAAGACGATGCAAAGCCGGAAGGCGAAAAGAAGGATGACGCGGCCGAGGCGAAAGACGAAAAGCCCGGGGTCAAGAAGATCAAGAGCCGCTACCTGTTCGCTCAGGCTCAATTCGATCCGTCATTGCTCGGCGTGAAGCCCGAAACGCCTGTAAAGCCGGAACCACCAGCCGAAGACGCCAAGCCCGAAGAGCCCAAAGCCGATGCTGCGGCCGACGCCGCAGCCACCGAGAACGATGCCAACAAGGCTGATCCCAAGAAAGTCTATGAGGCCGCGTTGGCGACCTATGAAGCCGACGTCAAGAAGTACGAAGGCGATAAACATGCCTACGAAGAGAAGGTCAAGGCAGGCGAGAAACTGGTCAAAGACTTGAACCGTCGATTTGCCGACTGGTACTACGTGATCTCGGGCGATAGCTTCGAGAGCTTGCGACAAGGTCGCAAGACGCTCGTCAAAGAGCTGTCTGCCGAGACGACACCAACTGAACCAGCACCACAGCAGAACTGA
- a CDS encoding ABC transporter ATP-binding protein yields MSNSTGAMIEAIGLSKFYGPFAATQNVSFSVPRGQVAAFLGPNGAGKSTTMKLLTGFLAPSTGTAKIGGFDMSTDRLKAAEILGYLPENGPLYLEMTPSSILRFLGEARGMSGGRLSERLDYVATKCSLKGVWGKPISKLSKGFRQRVGMAQALLHDPQVLILDEPTSGLDPNQTYDVRELILSLAKTKTILLSTHILTEVKAVCNRVILINDGRVVLDGPVDQLEQGGGGMDAKFRQLTGAGR; encoded by the coding sequence ATGAGTAATTCGACGGGTGCGATGATTGAGGCGATTGGCCTGAGCAAGTTTTATGGCCCATTCGCTGCAACGCAAAATGTCTCGTTTTCGGTGCCTCGCGGTCAGGTCGCGGCATTTCTGGGCCCCAACGGTGCTGGCAAATCAACAACGATGAAGTTGCTGACGGGATTTCTGGCTCCCAGTACCGGGACGGCGAAGATCGGTGGGTTCGACATGTCGACCGATCGATTGAAAGCCGCTGAAATTTTGGGTTACCTGCCGGAGAACGGCCCCCTGTATCTGGAAATGACGCCTTCTTCCATCCTTCGATTCCTGGGTGAAGCCCGGGGAATGTCGGGCGGACGGTTGAGCGAACGTCTTGATTATGTGGCCACCAAGTGCTCGTTGAAGGGCGTTTGGGGAAAGCCAATTTCGAAGCTGTCGAAAGGGTTTCGTCAGCGGGTTGGAATGGCTCAAGCACTGCTGCATGATCCGCAGGTCTTGATTCTCGATGAACCAACCAGCGGACTCGATCCCAATCAGACATATGATGTTCGCGAACTGATTCTCAGTCTTGCCAAGACAAAAACCATCCTGTTGTCAACGCATATCCTCACGGAAGTGAAAGCGGTCTGTAACCGCGTGATTCTGATCAATGACGGTCGAGTCGTGCTGGACGGTCCGGTGGATCAGTTGGAACAGGGCGGCGGTGGGATGGATGCCAAGTTCCGCCAACTGACAGGTGCGGGTCGCTAG
- a CDS encoding Gldg family protein, with amino-acid sequence MRAHVVLAVFKRNFWSYFSGVIGYLFIVAFVFLGAFAAFQEKFFANNVASFEQLNEWFPQLLLFIVPAITMSIWSEERKLGTEELLFTLPVSDLEVLIGKYLAVVSVYSVALGFSLTNVLSLSWIGSPDPGLILTTYLGYWLSGCALLAAGMVASQLTSNSTVAFVLGSAICAIPVFAGRLSFILSWLAPDSKFDALRTAFEGLSLSSQFKPFGMGLIPSQGLFYFLALTGLMLYINYVLIGYRHWSGGVKGTNMGVQYAIRAVSLLLILIGAGTVFARGGFRSDLTSEQLFSFSRTTREVLKDLKSERQVTIQAFVSRNPPRDYVSVKSTLLGLLGQYAQSSSNVSIRIVEVDPSSEQADEAKQFGIETRDVQFELEGSMRVEKVVMGAVVNSGSNEVVIPHFGQGTPIEYELTRSILTVANEKRKTIGVLETDAKINGGFDMSSFRSQPEWRIVAELKKSYNVETVSPAQPIDESKYDALIAVLPSSLGMNEFTHFLDYVKKGKPTLILDDPFPATNPSLAPRQPKPRAGGNPMMGMGQQGEPKAFGGKTTPLVDLLGIEWNFDEIVWDDTSLYLHPEYEKLLREEIISVSPRSENPKAFNRESPITRSLQEVMLFFSGSIKERELKKGDEKTLEFLPLLQTGRRSGLLMWDDLVKNSMFGLQIDPNPVHVMDDYAHILAAQITSVKDAKGDKVNVIYVADTDLVSDFFFQLRETKQFKLDLDNVTFILNAVDSLSGDSAMIDLRNRRPKHRTLTSVERQTGQYVEEANKERQKAAEDAKLALKDAKKRLADKVEKIKKDESLDEDSKMQQLLIAQQEESRRLEVDEATINLKKEQQIDTSKTKMDRLTRQVKDRYYTMALLASPIPAILLGLLVWMMRLNNEQKDIAPNRRVAKKT; translated from the coding sequence ATGCGCGCGCATGTTGTCCTTGCGGTCTTCAAACGCAATTTCTGGAGCTACTTCTCCGGAGTCATCGGTTACTTATTTATCGTAGCCTTCGTTTTTCTGGGCGCGTTCGCCGCGTTCCAAGAGAAATTCTTTGCGAATAACGTCGCCAGCTTCGAACAGCTCAACGAGTGGTTCCCACAACTCCTACTGTTCATTGTTCCTGCGATCACGATGAGTATCTGGTCGGAAGAGCGGAAGCTGGGGACTGAAGAACTTCTGTTCACACTGCCTGTCTCTGATCTGGAAGTGTTGATCGGCAAGTATCTGGCGGTCGTGTCGGTCTACAGCGTGGCACTCGGTTTTTCGCTGACAAACGTGCTCAGCCTCAGTTGGATTGGTTCGCCTGACCCAGGTCTGATTCTGACGACCTATTTGGGCTACTGGCTGTCGGGATGTGCGCTGCTTGCGGCGGGGATGGTTGCGTCGCAACTGACGAGCAACAGCACAGTGGCGTTCGTACTGGGATCAGCGATTTGTGCGATTCCCGTTTTTGCCGGACGCCTGTCATTCATTCTGTCCTGGCTTGCTCCCGATTCGAAATTTGATGCGCTGCGAACGGCGTTCGAAGGCCTAAGCCTGTCGTCCCAGTTCAAGCCGTTTGGGATGGGACTGATTCCGTCGCAGGGGTTGTTTTACTTCCTGGCGCTGACGGGACTGATGCTGTACATCAACTATGTATTGATTGGCTATCGCCACTGGAGTGGTGGTGTCAAAGGGACGAACATGGGCGTGCAATACGCCATCCGTGCCGTATCGTTGTTGTTGATTCTGATTGGTGCCGGGACGGTGTTTGCCCGGGGCGGTTTTCGTTCCGATTTGACGTCGGAGCAATTGTTCTCGTTCAGCCGAACCACGCGCGAAGTTTTGAAGGATTTGAAGAGCGAACGCCAAGTGACGATTCAGGCGTTTGTCAGCCGGAATCCACCCCGCGACTATGTGTCGGTGAAGAGTACTCTACTGGGACTGTTGGGGCAGTATGCTCAATCCTCTTCGAATGTCAGCATTCGAATCGTCGAAGTCGATCCATCAAGCGAGCAAGCCGACGAAGCGAAGCAGTTCGGCATCGAAACACGCGATGTTCAGTTTGAACTCGAAGGCAGCATGCGCGTTGAGAAGGTCGTGATGGGCGCTGTCGTCAACAGCGGTTCGAACGAAGTCGTGATTCCCCATTTCGGCCAAGGAACGCCGATCGAATACGAATTGACTCGGTCGATCCTCACCGTCGCCAATGAGAAACGCAAAACGATCGGTGTGCTGGAGACAGACGCCAAGATCAATGGTGGTTTCGATATGTCATCCTTCCGATCGCAGCCCGAATGGCGCATCGTCGCAGAACTGAAGAAATCCTATAACGTCGAAACGGTCTCTCCCGCTCAGCCGATTGATGAATCGAAGTACGATGCCTTGATTGCCGTACTTCCGTCCTCACTGGGGATGAACGAGTTCACCCATTTCCTTGACTATGTGAAAAAAGGAAAGCCGACGCTGATCCTGGACGATCCGTTCCCCGCGACGAACCCTTCGTTGGCTCCACGCCAGCCGAAGCCCCGTGCGGGCGGCAATCCGATGATGGGAATGGGGCAACAGGGTGAGCCGAAGGCATTTGGGGGTAAGACCACGCCGCTGGTGGATCTGCTGGGAATCGAATGGAACTTTGACGAGATCGTCTGGGACGATACGTCGCTTTACCTGCATCCTGAATATGAGAAGCTCCTTCGCGAAGAAATCATCTCGGTCAGCCCACGCAGCGAGAATCCCAAAGCGTTCAATCGGGAGAGTCCGATCACCCGCAGCTTGCAAGAAGTCATGCTGTTCTTCTCGGGTTCCATCAAGGAACGCGAACTGAAGAAGGGCGACGAGAAGACGCTGGAATTCCTGCCGCTGCTTCAAACGGGACGACGATCTGGTCTGCTCATGTGGGATGATCTGGTCAAGAACAGCATGTTCGGGCTTCAGATCGATCCTAATCCGGTTCATGTGATGGATGACTATGCTCACATCCTGGCCGCACAGATCACCTCGGTGAAAGACGCGAAGGGTGACAAAGTCAATGTGATCTATGTTGCAGATACCGACCTTGTTTCTGACTTCTTCTTCCAGCTGCGCGAAACCAAGCAGTTCAAGCTCGATCTCGACAACGTCACGTTCATCCTGAATGCGGTCGATTCGCTGTCGGGTGATTCGGCGATGATCGATCTTCGCAATCGCCGTCCAAAACATCGCACGTTGACCTCGGTGGAACGTCAGACCGGTCAATACGTTGAAGAGGCAAACAAAGAACGCCAGAAAGCGGCCGAAGATGCCAAGCTGGCCTTGAAGGATGCCAAGAAGCGATTGGCCGACAAAGTTGAGAAGATTAAGAAAGATGAATCGCTCGACGAAGACAGCAAGATGCAACAGCTGTTGATTGCTCAACAAGAGGAATCGCGCCGGTTGGAAGTGGACGAAGCCACGATCAACCTGAAGAAAGAACAGCAGATTGATACCAGCAAGACGAAGATGGACCGTCTGACACGGCAGGTCAAAGATCGCTATTACACCATGGCTCTGCTCGCGTCACCCATCCCCGCCATTCTGCTCGGACTGCTCGTCTGGATGATGCGATTGAACAACGAACAAAAAGACATTGCGCCGAACCGTCGTGTTGCGAAGAAGACGTGA
- the leuC gene encoding 3-isopropylmalate dehydratase large subunit, giving the protein MTDRRNLFNKVWDLHTVRSLAGGQTQLFIGLHLIHEVTSPQAFSILRDRGLKVQYPERTLATVDHIIPTDVQLRPFADGLAEEMMSAIEKNCRDFGIRLFNLDDKRQGVVHIVGPEQGLTQPGMTIACGDSHTSTHGAFGSIAFGIGTSQVADVLATQTLALSRPKVRRIEVTGKLRPGVFAKDVALHIIRKLGVQGGVGYAYEYAGEVFDRMTMEERMTVCNMSIEGGARCGYVNPDQTTVDYIRGRPFAPTGADFERAAAWWTSLASAKDAEFDDHVTFDGSQIEPTVTWGINPAQSVGVSETLPALATFTADDQKGIRDAFEYMDLHEKQPIRGVKINVAFIGSCTNGRISDLREAAAIAKGRHVAQGVKALVVPGSQLVREQAIAEGLDKVFEAAGFQWREAGCSMCLAMNPDKLQGREVCASSSNRNFKGRQGSPTGRTLLMSPAMVAAAAISGCVSDVRDLL; this is encoded by the coding sequence ATGACTGACCGCCGCAATCTGTTCAACAAAGTTTGGGATTTACACACCGTTCGTTCGCTTGCAGGCGGACAGACACAACTGTTTATCGGACTGCATCTGATCCACGAAGTGACGAGCCCGCAGGCCTTTTCGATTCTGCGGGACCGCGGTCTGAAAGTTCAGTATCCCGAACGCACACTCGCAACGGTCGATCATATCATTCCAACGGATGTCCAGCTTCGGCCGTTTGCCGATGGACTTGCCGAAGAAATGATGTCGGCGATCGAGAAAAACTGTCGTGACTTTGGCATCCGGCTCTTCAATCTCGACGACAAGCGACAGGGCGTTGTACACATTGTCGGCCCCGAGCAAGGGTTGACTCAGCCAGGCATGACCATCGCGTGCGGCGACAGTCACACCAGCACCCACGGCGCATTTGGTTCGATCGCGTTCGGAATCGGCACCAGTCAGGTCGCCGACGTGCTGGCCACACAAACACTGGCACTAAGCCGGCCCAAGGTTCGCCGCATCGAAGTGACGGGCAAGCTTCGCCCGGGTGTCTTCGCGAAAGACGTAGCTCTCCACATCATCCGCAAGCTGGGCGTGCAGGGCGGTGTTGGTTACGCCTATGAATACGCTGGCGAAGTCTTCGATCGCATGACGATGGAAGAGCGAATGACCGTCTGCAATATGAGCATCGAAGGCGGTGCCCGTTGCGGTTACGTCAATCCCGACCAAACGACCGTGGACTATATCCGCGGACGACCATTCGCTCCCACCGGGGCCGATTTTGAACGTGCAGCGGCATGGTGGACGAGTCTCGCCTCAGCCAAAGATGCCGAATTTGACGATCATGTCACATTCGATGGCTCGCAGATCGAGCCAACCGTGACGTGGGGGATTAATCCCGCTCAGTCTGTTGGAGTCTCGGAAACATTGCCCGCACTCGCGACCTTTACCGCAGACGATCAAAAGGGAATTCGCGACGCCTTTGAATATATGGATCTGCATGAAAAGCAGCCGATTCGAGGCGTGAAAATCAATGTCGCATTTATCGGTTCGTGCACCAACGGGCGAATCTCGGACCTGCGAGAAGCCGCTGCCATCGCCAAGGGCCGTCATGTGGCCCAAGGAGTCAAAGCACTGGTTGTCCCCGGATCACAACTGGTGCGCGAACAAGCGATTGCAGAAGGATTGGACAAAGTCTTCGAAGCCGCAGGCTTCCAATGGCGCGAAGCCGGTTGTTCGATGTGCCTGGCAATGAATCCAGACAAGCTGCAAGGTCGAGAAGTCTGTGCATCATCGAGCAATCGAAATTTCAAAGGTCGACAGGGAAGCCCAACAGGCCGCACGCTGCTGATGAGTCCCGCGATGGTCGCCGCTGCGGCGATTTCGGGTTGCGTCAGCGACGTTCGCGATTTGCTCTGA
- a CDS encoding FHA domain-containing protein: MFEPIRSEDSGQSLAHSRHPQTNCLRLQSSSYTVTVGRDGFTIGTSRQCDLSLNDAAIPALHSIIHMQSGAIWIESANATTTVELNGRSYRRMALRHDDRLKIGSTEFTILVQPNTLSAFEQANQDEDLDLLTAEELCDRILSEQAMVEEFVEGRRAGWEALFRAIDNANREPEISVPQGQANANSFDESDFDGLLEQLQSLSRTINDRTQELDDHERQILESTALLEESQNRVAQQIEQLLEQLNQSDPPNELRASA, encoded by the coding sequence ATGTTTGAACCAATCCGTTCGGAAGATTCAGGACAGAGTTTGGCGCACTCCCGCCATCCGCAGACCAACTGTCTGCGACTGCAGTCATCGAGCTACACGGTCACTGTCGGGCGCGATGGATTCACAATCGGCACAAGCCGCCAATGTGATCTGTCGCTCAACGACGCCGCGATTCCCGCCCTGCATAGCATCATTCACATGCAGAGTGGTGCGATCTGGATTGAATCCGCGAACGCGACGACGACTGTCGAGCTTAATGGACGCTCTTACCGGAGAATGGCTCTGCGACACGATGACCGCCTGAAAATTGGCTCAACCGAGTTCACGATTCTTGTGCAGCCCAATACCCTGTCGGCCTTCGAACAGGCGAATCAAGACGAGGATCTCGATCTGCTGACGGCCGAAGAGTTGTGCGATCGAATTCTTTCCGAACAGGCGATGGTCGAGGAATTTGTCGAAGGACGTCGCGCAGGCTGGGAAGCACTCTTTCGAGCCATCGACAACGCAAATCGTGAACCCGAAATCTCTGTTCCGCAGGGACAGGCCAACGCAAATTCGTTCGACGAATCTGACTTCGACGGATTGCTTGAGCAGTTGCAGTCGCTCAGTCGAACAATCAACGATCGAACCCAAGAACTAGACGATCACGAACGACAAATCCTCGAATCAACGGCGCTGCTCGAAGAATCGCAGAACCGAGTGGCCCAGCAAATCGAACAATTGCTTGAGCAGCTCAATCAATCCGATCCGCCCAACGAATTACGGGCGAGCGCCTGA